In the genome of Sulfurimonas autotrophica DSM 16294, the window GAGAGACTTTGCTGCAATATTTTGGGGCAAAAGATTTCTCTTGCGTAAAAACGGATGTTACTATCAGTCTTAATGATGCCGATACAATGCTACAAGATGCACAAACAGCCTATAATAACGGTTTTGATATTTTGAAAGTCAAGCTTGGCAGTGACATAAATCATGCGGTAGATGTCACAAAGGCAATAGCCAAAAAACTTCCACACTCACAACTGCTTATAGATGCTAACCAGGCATGGAATCTTGAGACGTCATTATATTATATTGAGGCAGTTAAGGGATTACATGTAAGCTTGATTGAGCAGCCTGTAATTGCGGATGATTTGGAGAGTCTTAAAATTATAAGTCACTCAACAGAAATTCCCATACTTGCAGATGAAGCCGTATTTACACTTGAAGATGTAAAAAAAGTTTATGAAAATGGCTGTGCGGACATGATAAATATTAAGCTGATGAAGTGCGGCGGACTCAGCAGGGCAAAAGAGATTTTAGAGTTTGCACGAGAGAAAAATATAGGGTGTATGCTCGGCTCGATGCTTGAAGGTCCTGTTTCGATTTGCGCTGCATATGCGCTTTGTTTTGCATACAGAGATGTTATAAAATATGTAGACTTGGACAGTCCTCTGCTCTACAAAGAAGTGCCTGATTTTGTCGGAGGTTTTGCAATAAATCGCAACCAGATAAAACCTATAAATCCTGCAAACATAGAAGCGAGTAAAATACCGACTTTGGCGTGAATAAGCAGTTCTTCACTATGGGCAAAAGCAAGCTCGGCGACAAAAATACTCATAGTAAAACCAATACCTCCAAGGGCTGCCACACCAAAAAGCTGACTCATTGTACTGTTTTGCG includes:
- a CDS encoding dipeptide epimerase, coding for MKIKNIQTNIEKIPLRTPFATALRRVENVEFVRVKLTCNNGATAYGEAPATKAITGEDLESIISSIESIKEKLLGLPLLEALESLHVKAMGSSAKAALDMAIVALMVEQKGETLLQYFGAKDFSCVKTDVTISLNDADTMLQDAQTAYNNGFDILKVKLGSDINHAVDVTKAIAKKLPHSQLLIDANQAWNLETSLYYIEAVKGLHVSLIEQPVIADDLESLKIISHSTEIPILADEAVFTLEDVKKVYENGCADMINIKLMKCGGLSRAKEILEFAREKNIGCMLGSMLEGPVSICAAYALCFAYRDVIKYVDLDSPLLYKEVPDFVGGFAINRNQIKPINPANIEASKIPTLA